A window of Pseudomonas guangdongensis contains these coding sequences:
- a CDS encoding UDP-glucose 4-epimerase family protein yields the protein MNILLTGSTGFLGRSLVRQLNLQKGVSLAVALRSQGAPTELVAHVVGEISTDTDWASAVAGQQVVIHAAARAHIMKDEVADPLAEYRRVNVEGTLSLARQAATAGAKRFIFISSIKVNGESTALGKPFRVSDIPAPEDPYGLSKLEAEQGLLQLADETSMEVVIIRPPLVYGPGVKGNFASMIKLVENGLPLPLGAIHNKRSLVGIDNLVDLIIHCIDHPAAANRVLLAGDGDDLSTTELLRAVGRAMGKSARLIPVPAAMLQLGAGLLGRKAMAQRLLGSLQVDISQTCELLDWKPPYTVEEGLRRCFLPLD from the coding sequence ATGAATATCTTACTGACCGGGTCTACCGGGTTTCTGGGGCGCTCGCTCGTTAGGCAGCTCAATCTGCAGAAAGGCGTCAGCCTAGCTGTCGCTCTACGTTCGCAGGGAGCGCCGACAGAGCTGGTAGCGCACGTTGTCGGGGAGATTTCCACAGATACTGACTGGGCTTCGGCTGTGGCTGGGCAGCAGGTGGTCATCCACGCCGCCGCTCGCGCCCACATCATGAAGGACGAAGTGGCAGACCCTCTGGCCGAGTACCGACGTGTCAACGTAGAAGGCACCCTGAGTCTGGCCCGTCAGGCTGCGACTGCCGGGGCCAAGCGCTTCATCTTCATCAGCTCGATCAAGGTCAATGGTGAGTCGACTGCGCTTGGAAAACCTTTCCGGGTTTCTGATATACCAGCTCCGGAAGACCCCTATGGGCTGTCCAAGCTGGAAGCTGAGCAGGGTTTGCTGCAGTTGGCCGACGAGACTAGCATGGAAGTGGTGATCATCCGCCCGCCGCTGGTATACGGCCCCGGCGTCAAGGGCAATTTCGCCAGCATGATCAAGCTGGTCGAGAACGGGTTGCCGCTCCCCCTCGGTGCCATCCACAACAAACGCTCTCTGGTCGGCATCGACAACCTGGTCGATCTGATCATCCACTGCATCGATCACCCAGCGGCGGCCAATCGGGTATTGCTGGCCGGTGATGGTGACGATCTGTCCACCACCGAGCTGCTGCGAGCGGTGGGCAGGGCCATGGGTAAGTCGGCGCGGCTGATTCCCGTGCCGGCGGCCATGCTGCAGCTGGGAGCAGGTTTGCTGGGCAGGAAGGCGATGGCGCAGCGCTTGCTGGGCTCGTTGCAGGTGGATATTTCCCAGACCTGCGAGCTGCTGGACTGGAAGCCGCCCTATACGGTGGAAGAGGGCTTGCGGCGTTGTTTTTTGCCGCTGGATTGA
- a CDS encoding polysaccharide biosynthesis protein, which translates to MFDNKVLMITGGTGSFGHTVLRRFLDTDVREIRIFSRDEKKQEDMRIALANDKVKFYIGDVRDYDSLKQAMVSVDYIFHAAALKQVPSCEFYPMEAVRTNVNGTENVLNAAIASGVKRVVVLSTDKAVYPINAMGISKAMAEKLMVAKSRMIPEGGTVVCATRYGNVMASRGSVIPLFIDQLRAGEPLTVTDPQMTRFLMSLEDSVDLVLHAFEHGQQGDLFVQKAPASTVGELAQALKELFGHDNPVRVIGTRHGEKLYESLVSREEMAKAEDMGRYYRIPADNRDLNYKKYFVEGEEKISELDDYTSHNTERLDVAGIKQLLLKLDYIKEQLNA; encoded by the coding sequence ATGTTCGACAACAAGGTATTGATGATCACCGGGGGCACCGGCTCCTTCGGTCACACGGTGCTCAGGCGTTTCCTCGATACCGACGTGCGCGAGATCCGCATTTTCTCCCGTGACGAGAAGAAGCAGGAAGATATGCGCATCGCCCTGGCCAACGACAAGGTCAAGTTCTACATCGGCGACGTGCGCGACTACGACAGTCTCAAGCAGGCCATGGTCAGCGTCGACTACATCTTCCATGCCGCGGCGCTCAAGCAGGTGCCGTCCTGCGAGTTCTACCCGATGGAGGCGGTGCGCACCAACGTCAACGGCACTGAGAACGTGCTCAATGCGGCCATCGCCAGCGGCGTGAAGCGGGTGGTGGTGCTGTCCACCGACAAGGCGGTGTACCCGATCAACGCCATGGGCATCTCCAAGGCCATGGCCGAGAAGCTGATGGTGGCCAAGTCGCGGATGATTCCCGAGGGCGGCACCGTGGTCTGCGCTACGCGCTACGGCAACGTGATGGCCTCGCGCGGTTCGGTGATCCCGCTGTTCATCGACCAGCTACGGGCCGGCGAGCCGCTGACCGTCACCGATCCGCAGATGACGCGTTTCCTGATGTCGCTGGAGGACTCGGTCGACCTGGTGCTGCATGCCTTCGAGCACGGCCAGCAGGGCGACCTGTTCGTGCAGAAGGCGCCGGCCTCAACCGTCGGCGAGCTGGCCCAGGCGCTCAAGGAGCTGTTCGGCCACGATAACCCGGTGCGGGTGATCGGCACCCGCCACGGTGAGAAGCTCTATGAATCGCTGGTCTCGCGCGAGGAAATGGCCAAGGCCGAGGACATGGGCCGCTACTACCGCATCCCGGCCGACAACCGCGACCTGAACTACAAGAAGTACTTCGTCGAGGGCGAGGAGAAGATCTCCGAGCTGGACGATTACACCTCGCACAATACCGAGCGCCTGGACGTGGCGGGCATCAAGCAGCTGCTGCTCAAACTCGACTACATCAAGGAGCAGCTCAATGCTTAA
- a CDS encoding polysaccharide biosynthesis protein, whose translation MFRERLLGLKRRHKRLLQVVVDVLLVWLALWLAFVVRLGTDDLVDPLGGHLWLFILAPLLAIPLFIRLGMYRAVMRYLGNDALLAIVKAVSLSALLMALVVYWYRDAPALVPRSLVFNYWWLSLVLVGGLRLLIRQYFMGDWYAAGLGIPFVGRDDGLPRVAIYGAGAAGNQLVAALRMGKSMRPVAFIDDDDSIANRAIAGIKVYKPKHIQQMIDETGASEVLLAIPSATRGRRREILATLEPFPLHVRSVPGFMDLASGRVKVEDIQEVDIADLLGRDAVAPRAELFERCIRGQVVMVTGAGGSIGSELCRQIVTQGPTTLILFEHSEFNLYSIHQELEQQVCREALNLQLVPILGSIRNHGRLLDVLRTWRVNTVYHAAAYKHVPMVEHNIAEGVHNNVLGTLNTAQAAIQAGVEHFVLISTDKAVRPTNVMGSTKRLAEMVLQALSAEPAPLLYGDDSGVRHVNKTRFTMVRFGNVLGSSGSVIPLFREQIKRGGPVTVTHPKITRYFMTIPEAAQLVIQAGSMGQGGDVFVLDMGEPVRIAELAEKMIHLSGLSVRSEQNPRGDIAIEFSGLRPGEKLYEELLIGDNVTPTDHPMIMRANEAHLPWSAFREVLVELVTAVRCDDFQRVRQILRATVDGYKPEGEIVDWIHRQRLSTVAARERR comes from the coding sequence ATGTTCCGTGAAAGACTCTTGGGCCTGAAGCGCCGCCACAAGCGCCTGTTGCAGGTGGTGGTGGATGTGCTGCTGGTCTGGTTGGCCCTCTGGTTGGCCTTTGTCGTGCGCCTGGGGACGGATGATCTGGTCGACCCTCTGGGCGGGCATCTGTGGCTGTTCATTCTGGCCCCCTTGCTGGCTATCCCGTTGTTCATCCGGCTCGGCATGTATCGGGCGGTGATGCGCTACCTCGGCAACGATGCACTGCTGGCCATCGTCAAGGCGGTTTCCCTTTCTGCGTTGCTTATGGCGCTGGTGGTCTACTGGTATCGCGATGCACCGGCGCTGGTGCCGCGTTCGCTGGTGTTCAACTACTGGTGGCTGAGTCTGGTGTTGGTGGGCGGCCTGCGTCTGCTGATACGCCAGTACTTCATGGGCGACTGGTACGCGGCGGGGCTGGGGATTCCCTTTGTCGGTCGCGACGACGGTTTGCCGCGGGTAGCCATCTATGGCGCCGGGGCGGCGGGCAACCAGTTGGTGGCGGCGCTGCGCATGGGCAAGTCTATGCGCCCGGTGGCGTTCATCGACGACGACGACAGCATTGCCAATCGGGCCATTGCCGGTATCAAGGTCTACAAGCCCAAGCATATCCAGCAGATGATCGACGAGACCGGCGCGAGCGAGGTGTTGCTGGCGATTCCCTCGGCAACCCGCGGGCGCCGTCGCGAGATCCTCGCCACGCTGGAACCCTTCCCGCTGCATGTGCGTAGCGTGCCGGGGTTCATGGACCTGGCCAGTGGTCGGGTCAAGGTCGAAGATATCCAGGAGGTGGACATCGCCGACTTGCTTGGCCGTGATGCGGTGGCGCCGCGCGCGGAGCTGTTCGAGCGCTGCATCCGCGGCCAGGTGGTGATGGTCACCGGGGCGGGGGGCTCGATCGGTTCCGAGCTGTGCCGGCAGATCGTCACCCAGGGGCCGACCACCCTGATCCTCTTCGAACACAGCGAGTTCAACCTGTACAGCATCCATCAGGAGCTGGAACAGCAGGTGTGCCGCGAGGCGCTGAACCTGCAGCTGGTGCCGATCCTCGGCTCGATCCGCAACCACGGCCGGCTGCTCGATGTGCTGCGTACCTGGCGGGTGAACACCGTCTACCATGCGGCGGCCTACAAGCATGTGCCGATGGTCGAGCACAACATCGCCGAGGGCGTGCACAACAACGTGCTGGGCACCCTGAACACCGCACAGGCGGCTATCCAGGCCGGAGTGGAGCACTTCGTGCTGATCTCCACCGACAAGGCGGTTCGCCCGACCAATGTGATGGGCAGCACCAAGCGTCTTGCCGAGATGGTCCTGCAAGCGCTCAGTGCTGAGCCGGCGCCGTTGCTCTACGGCGATGACAGTGGTGTGCGCCATGTCAACAAGACCCGCTTCACCATGGTGCGGTTTGGCAACGTGCTGGGCTCGTCGGGGTCGGTGATTCCGCTGTTCCGCGAGCAGATCAAGCGCGGGGGGCCGGTGACCGTGACCCACCCGAAGATCACCCGCTACTTCATGACCATCCCCGAGGCGGCGCAGCTGGTGATCCAGGCCGGCTCGATGGGGCAGGGCGGCGATGTGTTCGTTCTGGACATGGGCGAGCCCGTGCGCATCGCCGAGCTGGCGGAGAAGATGATCCACCTTTCCGGCCTGTCGGTGCGCAGCGAGCAGAATCCGCGCGGAGATATCGCCATCGAGTTCAGTGGCTTGCGTCCGGGCGAAAAGCTCTACGAGGAGCTGCTGATCGGCGATAACGTGACCCCCACGGATCACCCGATGATCATGCGTGCCAACGAGGCCCATCTGCCGTGGAGCGCATTCCGCGAAGTGCTTGTCGAGCTGGTGACCGCGGTGCGCTGCGACGATTTCCAGAGGGTCCGGCAGATCCTCCGCGCTACCGTCGACGGCTACAAGCCGGAGGGCGAGATCGTCGACTGGATCCACCGCCAGCGGCTGAGTACTGTCGCTGCTAGGGAGCGGCGCTAG
- a CDS encoding TolC family outer membrane protein, with the protein MLRRLTLAFAIAATLPAWATDAAPGAVSNLLDVYRDAVAHDAELAAAQADYLARREALPQARAALLPNLSAGARLSDSHSRIDSPAASRSRSALVYQASLSQPLFRAERWFALQAAAALGEQAALEFSAAQQALILRSAEAYFAVLRSQDNLAASRAEEAALQRQLEQARERFAVGLADNTDRLDAQAAFDGAQADRLGTERQLADALQALYSLTERDHAHLAGIRHDLPILAPSPADAQSWVDTAVRQNLDLQASQFAVGAAEEQLRQRKAGHAPTLDAVADYQRGDNDGIGFVNSGQSGLPRYSGPAEQSSIGLQLNIPLYSGGLTQAQVREGQQRLLQREHQRERLRRQVVQDTRNLHRAIHTDVAQIAARRQGILSSRSALEATELGYQLGSRNAVDVINAQRQLYARVRDYNNARYDYILDTLRLKRTAGTLSPADLQALTGFLDSGYDPQRDFLPADLASGPDTARQ; encoded by the coding sequence ATGCTGCGCCGCCTCACTCTGGCATTCGCCATTGCCGCCACCCTGCCGGCCTGGGCCACCGACGCCGCGCCCGGCGCGGTCAGCAATCTGCTGGATGTCTACCGCGACGCCGTGGCGCACGACGCCGAGCTGGCCGCCGCGCAGGCCGACTATCTGGCCCGCCGCGAAGCGTTGCCCCAGGCGCGCGCCGCGCTGCTGCCCAACCTGTCCGCCGGCGCCCGCCTGAGCGACAGCCACAGCCGGATCGACAGCCCCGCCGCCAGCCGCTCGCGCAGCGCCCTCGTCTACCAGGCCAGCCTCAGTCAGCCGCTGTTCCGTGCCGAGCGCTGGTTCGCCCTGCAGGCCGCTGCCGCGCTCGGCGAGCAGGCCGCGCTGGAATTCTCCGCCGCCCAGCAGGCGCTGATCCTGCGCAGCGCCGAGGCCTACTTCGCCGTGCTGCGCAGCCAGGACAACCTGGCCGCCAGTCGCGCCGAGGAAGCCGCCCTGCAGCGCCAGCTGGAGCAGGCGCGCGAGCGCTTCGCGGTGGGCCTGGCGGACAATACCGACCGGCTCGACGCCCAGGCCGCCTTCGACGGCGCCCAGGCCGACCGGCTGGGCACCGAGCGCCAGCTCGCCGACGCCCTGCAGGCGCTGTACAGCCTGACCGAGCGCGACCACGCACACCTGGCCGGCATCCGCCACGACCTGCCGATCCTCGCCCCCAGCCCCGCCGACGCGCAGAGCTGGGTCGACACCGCCGTGCGCCAGAACCTCGACCTGCAGGCCAGCCAGTTCGCCGTCGGCGCGGCGGAGGAACAACTGCGCCAGCGCAAGGCCGGGCACGCCCCGACGCTGGACGCGGTGGCCGACTACCAGCGCGGCGACAACGACGGCATCGGCTTCGTCAACAGCGGACAGAGCGGCCTGCCGCGCTACAGTGGCCCGGCGGAGCAGAGTTCCATCGGCCTGCAGCTGAACATCCCGCTGTACAGCGGCGGCCTCACCCAGGCCCAGGTCCGCGAGGGCCAGCAACGCCTGCTGCAGCGCGAACACCAGCGCGAGCGCCTGCGCCGCCAGGTGGTGCAGGACACCCGCAACCTGCACCGCGCCATCCACACCGACGTGGCGCAGATCGCCGCGCGCCGCCAGGGCATCCTCTCCAGCCGTAGCGCCCTGGAAGCCACCGAGCTGGGCTACCAGTTGGGCAGCCGCAACGCCGTCGACGTGATCAACGCCCAGCGCCAGCTCTACGCCCGCGTGCGCGACTACAACAACGCCCGCTACGACTACATCCTCGACACCCTGCGCCTGAAGCGGACCGCCGGCACCCTCAGCCCGGCCGACCTGCAGGCGCTGACCGGCTTCCTCGACAGCGGCTACGACCCGCAGCGCGACTTCCTGCCTGCCGACCTTGCCTCAGGCCCGGACACCGCACGCCAATAA
- a CDS encoding sugar transferase — protein MIRLFDIVFSLLGLVFGAPVLLLLTVIGLFDTGSPIFCQVRVGREQKPFTLVKFRTMKVDTASVATHLASSSSITRFGHFLRKTKLDELPQLWNVLKGEMSLVGPRPGLFNQQELTAERARRGVYAVRPGITGLAQVSEIDMSTPALLAETDQRMIQSLTVGDYFKYIFMTVAGKGAGDRVVKKD, from the coding sequence GTGATTCGTCTGTTCGATATTGTTTTTTCGCTGCTGGGACTGGTGTTTGGCGCCCCTGTATTGTTGCTGCTTACCGTGATTGGTCTGTTCGATACCGGTTCGCCGATCTTTTGCCAGGTGCGCGTCGGTCGGGAGCAGAAGCCCTTCACCTTGGTCAAGTTCCGTACCATGAAGGTGGATACCGCTTCCGTGGCCACCCATCTGGCCAGCAGCTCTTCCATTACTCGTTTCGGCCATTTCCTGCGCAAGACCAAGCTGGATGAGCTGCCGCAGTTGTGGAACGTGCTCAAGGGCGAGATGAGCCTGGTCGGGCCGCGTCCCGGCCTGTTCAATCAGCAGGAGTTGACCGCAGAGCGCGCCAGGCGTGGTGTGTATGCCGTGCGCCCGGGGATCACCGGTCTGGCCCAGGTCAGCGAGATCGACATGTCCACCCCGGCACTGCTGGCTGAGACCGACCAGAGGATGATCCAGAGCCTGACGGTGGGCGATTACTTCAAGTACATCTTCATGACCGTGGCCGGCAAGGGTGCGGGTGACCGGGTGGTGAAAAAGGACTGA
- a CDS encoding FlgO family outer membrane protein, with product MSRCFRLLSCLVLVLSLSACAGYSQYLPRKSSPDVELSALIDKSAARMLRSNSELLKQSPVIAASFVNIDSLTESSTLGRLTSELFASALAREGMLVREVKMRDSLFIEENVGELILSREVQRLSAAHAARSILIGTYAVGQSQVYISVRLVRTSDSFVLGATDLRLPLNANVQALLGGGVQRW from the coding sequence GTGTCGCGTTGTTTTCGTCTGTTGTCCTGTCTGGTGCTGGTTTTATCGCTGAGTGCGTGCGCCGGTTATTCCCAGTATCTGCCGCGCAAGAGTTCGCCGGATGTCGAGCTGTCTGCCCTGATCGACAAGTCCGCAGCGAGGATGCTGCGCAGCAATTCCGAACTGCTCAAGCAGAGTCCGGTGATAGCCGCATCCTTCGTCAATATCGACAGTCTCACCGAGTCATCGACCCTGGGCCGTCTGACGTCCGAGCTGTTCGCCTCGGCCCTGGCCCGCGAAGGCATGTTGGTGCGCGAGGTGAAGATGCGCGACAGTCTGTTCATCGAGGAAAATGTCGGCGAACTGATTCTCTCCCGTGAGGTGCAGCGTCTGAGCGCTGCCCATGCGGCGCGCTCGATCCTGATCGGTACCTATGCAGTGGGGCAGTCGCAGGTCTATATCAGCGTACGCTTGGTGCGCACCAGCGATTCCTTCGTGCTCGGTGCCACCGACCTCCGTCTGCCGCTGAATGCCAACGTGCAGGCGCTTCTGGGAGGCGGAGTACAGCGCTGGTAG
- the wecB gene encoding non-hydrolyzing UDP-N-acetylglucosamine 2-epimerase yields MLKVMTLVGTRPELIKMSRVIAELDRQVNHVLVHSGQNYDYELNQVFFDDLEIRKPDHFLGAAGDTAAQTIAEVIAKADAVFELEKPDALLLYGDTNTCLAVIAAKRRKIPVFHMEAGNRCFDQRVPEELNRKVLDHLSDINMVLTEHARRYLIAEGIRPETIIKTGSHMHEVLDYYRPKIEASDVLAREGLEAGRFFIVSTHREENVDTPDNLRDLLATLRALADEYGFPLIVSTHPRTRKRLEALGESLEHPLIRFSKPFGLLDYIKLQMNAFCVLSDSGTITEEASLLNLPAVTLRNAHERPEGMDEGTLIMSGLKKDSVLEAVKVITSQHQGGRRVIPLVPDYEGGPVSLQVVRVVLSYTDYINRTVWRKS; encoded by the coding sequence ATGCTTAAGGTCATGACCCTGGTCGGCACCCGTCCGGAGCTGATCAAGATGAGCCGGGTAATTGCCGAGCTGGACCGCCAGGTCAACCACGTACTGGTGCACTCGGGGCAGAACTATGACTACGAGCTGAACCAGGTGTTCTTCGACGACCTGGAGATCCGCAAGCCGGACCATTTTCTCGGTGCCGCCGGCGACACCGCCGCGCAGACCATCGCCGAGGTGATCGCCAAGGCCGATGCGGTGTTCGAGCTGGAAAAGCCCGATGCGCTGCTGCTCTACGGTGACACCAACACCTGCCTGGCGGTGATCGCCGCCAAGCGCCGCAAGATTCCGGTGTTCCACATGGAGGCGGGCAACCGCTGCTTCGACCAGCGCGTGCCGGAGGAGCTCAACCGCAAGGTGCTCGATCACCTCTCCGACATCAATATGGTGCTCACCGAGCATGCCCGCCGCTACCTGATCGCCGAGGGCATCCGCCCCGAGACCATCATCAAGACCGGCTCGCACATGCACGAGGTGCTCGACTACTACCGGCCGAAGATCGAGGCCTCCGACGTGCTGGCCCGCGAGGGGCTGGAGGCGGGCAGGTTCTTCATCGTCAGCACCCACCGCGAAGAGAACGTCGACACCCCGGATAACCTGCGCGACCTGCTCGCCACCTTGCGTGCGCTGGCCGACGAGTACGGCTTCCCGCTGATCGTCTCGACCCATCCGCGCACCCGCAAGCGCCTGGAGGCGCTGGGCGAGTCGCTGGAGCATCCACTGATCCGCTTCTCCAAGCCGTTCGGCCTGCTCGACTACATCAAGCTGCAGATGAACGCTTTCTGCGTGCTCTCAGATAGTGGAACCATCACCGAGGAAGCTTCACTGCTCAACTTGCCGGCAGTGACCCTGCGCAATGCCCATGAGCGCCCGGAAGGCATGGACGAAGGCACGCTGATCATGAGTGGGCTGAAGAAAGACTCGGTGCTGGAAGCAGTCAAGGTTATTACTAGCCAGCATCAAGGAGGTCGACGCGTGATTCCTTTGGTGCCGGACTACGAAGGCGGTCCGGTATCGCTGCAGGTTGTTCGAGTGGTACTGAGCTACACCGACTATATCAATCGAACTGTCTGGCGTAAGAGCTGA
- a CDS encoding dTDP-4-dehydrorhamnose reductase family protein has product MKILILGVTGMLGSAVFRAFSADAGHETWGTVRSGAALRNFPQQSQERLLSGVDVLDQDALVAVLGKVRPDVVINCVGLIKQLADAKDPLTALPINAMLPHRLARLCELGGARLIHVSTDCVFSGRKGMYLESDPSDAEDLYGKSKYIGELHELPHAITLRTSIIGHELGSSNALVDWFLAQQGSVRGFTKAIFSGLPTVELARVMKDFVLAHPQLNGLYHVAAEPIDKFRLLSLVAAQYGKSIEIRPDDALVIDRSLDGSRFRAATGYVAPDWVELVRRMHQQRG; this is encoded by the coding sequence ATGAAGATTTTGATTCTGGGTGTAACCGGCATGCTCGGCAGCGCCGTGTTTCGCGCGTTCTCTGCCGATGCAGGGCATGAGACATGGGGTACCGTGCGCAGTGGTGCTGCGCTGCGGAACTTCCCGCAACAGAGCCAGGAACGTCTGCTTAGCGGTGTAGACGTGCTTGACCAGGACGCGCTCGTTGCGGTCTTGGGCAAAGTACGCCCGGACGTTGTCATCAACTGTGTCGGGCTGATCAAGCAGCTGGCCGATGCCAAGGACCCGCTCACCGCGCTGCCTATCAATGCCATGTTGCCGCACCGGCTGGCGCGGCTGTGCGAGTTGGGTGGCGCGCGGCTGATCCATGTCAGCACCGACTGCGTGTTTTCCGGGCGCAAGGGTATGTATCTGGAGAGCGATCCATCGGACGCGGAAGATCTCTATGGCAAGTCCAAGTACATCGGCGAGCTGCATGAGCTGCCGCATGCTATTACCCTGCGTACCTCGATCATCGGCCACGAGCTAGGTTCGAGCAACGCGCTGGTGGACTGGTTCCTGGCGCAGCAGGGCAGCGTCAGGGGGTTCACTAAGGCGATCTTCTCCGGCCTGCCGACGGTGGAGCTGGCGCGGGTGATGAAGGACTTCGTGCTTGCGCACCCGCAGCTCAATGGCCTGTATCATGTCGCCGCCGAGCCGATCGACAAGTTCCGGCTGCTCAGCCTGGTGGCTGCGCAGTACGGCAAGTCAATCGAGATTCGTCCGGATGACGCGCTGGTAATCGACCGCTCGCTGGATGGTTCGCGCTTCCGCGCGGCCACCGGCTATGTGGCGCCGGACTGGGTCGAGCTGGTGCGTCGTATGCACCAGCAGCGCGGTTAG